atagtttatcATTTGATCAGGCCCATTCTTTCACATTTCTTAACAATAAATCTAGGTGATTAAGAGaaaattatattgttaattgaaTAAGAATAATGAGTTGGGCAAGTTTTGTTGTAAATATGTAATGTAGAAGGGAACATTTACATGCACTACATCGTTGGACTATTCAACCAAATAGAAATtgaatatgtgtgtgtgtgtgtataaataGCAAGAGAGAGCAATACCACAACTACAAAATCAATGACACtatcaccaccaccactaccaccaccaaaaacaaaaacagaggaacACAACAAAAACAATCTATTTTacactaaaatctaaaacatgCCAGGAAGCAGATGAGAGGCTAGAAATATGCGAGACCCAATCCAACCCAAttgtaaaaaatcaaaatcgaAAATCAAACaactaggaaaaaaaatgaaaattaaataaccAGTACATATTACATTCACTCTTGTGGGAATCGACATGTAACTTTGCAAtgaacaaagaaattctcattGGGCAGAGGCTTTAGCCATGACAGCCACCTGTTGTGGTCGCCATCAGGGCCTCCAACACcatattcaagaaaaatcaagaattgAAACCAGACTGGGaaacaaaaaatcatagaaGAATCTTGACCGAAAATTAAAACCAGACTCGGAAACAAACATTACCCAAAATATCAATAATGCTATAataccatcaattgcaatctaatcaaTCTTAATTAAGCTAAATAATACAaaggtcttagaaaaatacaaGTGATGACACCAGctcctttagttcctggggcgCTAGCATTTGCATCTCCTTGAGTGACATCATACACTCTAATAGGTACATGATGTCTTGGCTTTGGCTTGCTGTCAAAGTTGGGGGAAATTCTACTTTCCTGAGCCTCATTGGGATAGTCTCTCATCATATGGCCTAGCTGACCACAATTGAAATAGGCCCTCGAAGTGAGTCTACATTCGACTCCATGTTTCCTACCACACTTTCTACAGGCGGGTAGTGGAATGGGCATTTATCCTCCAATCATGACGTCCTTTCCTTTGTCTTCTCCGATCATCACCCTCTTATCACTTGAGCTTCCACTAACAGAGAATGGATAAGCTCTCTTCTTCTCCGAATTAACGTGGGCAGTTAAGCCCCTATACTCTGTTTCAGCAATATCTGCTACATTaaccaactcttggtaattctctatTCTAAGGCAAGGTACTTGATTATGGATCATTGGTTGAAGTCCTACTTGAAACTTCTGCgtctgcatcctttgagtagaaattaagtgtggtgcaaaccttcctaacgtCATAAACTTGGCGGCGTACTGTTCTACGGTCAAACTGTCTTTAGTTAAAGTTGTGAACTCTTGTGCCTTCAGTTGTTTGACTGAATCTAGGAATAATCTGTTGTCGAACTCTTCCTTGAGTCCCTTCCATGACAATGCAGCCGGACTTCCTAattccctaactagaagctgcctACGTGTGTCCCACCATATTCCAACTTCTTCTTGGGATAAGTATCCAGCGTATAGAACCTtttggtcctcagtacatccacagatctcgtagGTGATTTCAAGAtccataattcatttattagCTCTTAGTGGACCTTATTTACCAGAAAAAATAATGGTTAAACAAGAAGTCGTACTTGTGATGGATGAGTTAGTGTAAGAAATGATGTAGCAGAATGTCAGGTGACGAAACAAGGTCACGATGTAGCTTttgagtagtctcgagctatatgacgtgacgtaaggtgtagctatgaatggagtcttgtcgtgttaagtgttgggataaactatcaagagggacgggtagcatgaagagtcatgctagtcgGTTAAGATAaagttggtatcggagtatggcacTTGTCCATATAAGCAAGTGATCAACaaattatatgttggtcttaggtgataaaggggtaaggtacatgtgtaatctggttagacacttGTGCCgaacagattcaccatatgtaatgggtaatctgtcctaagcatggttacacggtacttaagcctcagagttggcttagagtcatGTGGCATGTATGGATGGGCATGAAGATTTAGAGTGAGCTAAGATACATGAAGGTAGTGATGGgcgtattgtctaggattgtgATGCGTGACTTAGTTGGTTTGAGTCATGAGTCAAAATGAaaagtaagacgaatgtcttagtgtcttaatcctaaggtgaattatGGGTTCACTCTAGTAGAAAGAAACTCGAAGTAGAACGTCGagttggaagaggtagtgaccatAAGTAGAACctgaaggttttagcatagtaaaggacaCGTAAAGCACGGAATAGAAGGAGAGTATTTCCAACTGAAGTGTAGTTCTACTTctagtttagttgcttatgcactagatagagaataacgctaaggttatgtgtatgcatttaggttgtcatctgacatgcacatgaatggactgcatgaaatgagtatagcatggagtccaggtaagtattacgttcatattcttctagagttttctgaatgatatgaaaatgtaaAATCAAATGCTTTCTTTACGATGCTTTACGAAACGAAATGAAACGAGATTTTATGAAAAtcatgctaagtgttcaaaggtatacgcaTGTATGAcccttcttggcagcccctttttatataatcaaagtattaattgtatgcatgtgagtggatgagtatacacaatatttattatatgtattttcacGAAATGAGATGCGAGGCTTATGCTTCGTGCTTTTCGAGATGCTTTAAACgatgcgaagaaagtgttttaaaacgTCCTTATGAACCGAtattaaaatgtccctatgaactgatacTTTATGGATGTCATGACAGCTGTTGTTTAAGCTCAttcttttaaatgacgtttttccataaatgaactgttaaatgaaaggaCTAAAAAGGAAAGTACTGAAATGACTAAACTGAAAGAAAGGACagaacgtttaatgtatgaaaatacataacggccatgactgaatgaatgatggtaccaaaggactgggcagattgcaatgccgggtaagtagtactggtagtgcacccagtgcttcCCCTTAATTGAAATAGATTCCCAACCTGTGACCACGGGCGGAGtttgggtccaaaggaagaccgctaaccctaacacatggggcgtaacagtgtgtaccggccaaagaaaatgataaaaaagaatgtatgaatgcattgaactcttgaagaaatgaaggcactgatgggagatacattttatgaaaagaaaatcatttttaaagaaaaaccccgcCTGGTGATGTTTTCTAAAGAATGCATGT
This window of the Juglans regia cultivar Chandler chromosome 12, Walnut 2.0, whole genome shotgun sequence genome carries:
- the LOC109020883 gene encoding uncharacterized protein LOC109020883; translation: MDLEITYEICGCTEDQKVLYAGYLSQEEVGIWWDTRRQLLVRELGSPAALSWKGLKEEFDNRLFLDSVKQLKAQEFTTLTKDSLTVEQYAAKFMTLGRFAPHLISTQRMQTQKFQVGLQPMIHNQVPCLRIENYQELVNVADIAETEYRGLTAHVNSEKKRAYPFSVSGSSSDKRVMIGEDKGKDVMIGG